A genomic window from Bacilli bacterium includes:
- a CDS encoding sugar ABC transporter substrate-binding protein, with the protein MKKWLSVVFSLCLVSALILSACAKGENGGEASSSPPDAAEATPAASANAGDEEISGKVVYSQWGTAVETEQTKELLKAFSEKYPKIEVEVVSKDWGTYWTALTAQAASKDLPDVFKISYAYVDKYAKLGALKDLTDLIKESNFNTADFAPGVLAAHQVDGKQYSLPRDANTIVLYYNKGLFDDPKTNPAGAPYPGHEMTWEEALDIAKKMTLDKNGKNASEPGFDPQNVVQWGLTVDAAGSSDSVLEPELWSNGAKLVNDDQSLALDTPEAKEVLQFFRDLVARHHVTPTVSQSQSLAKDPFLTLATGKVAMSFAGSWSAAEFKKANINFDTVLPPKFKETKTVVQVAGNAMSPYTKNEKAAWALLSWLAGPEGQIALAKQGQSIPANMQAAATYLGIDDGYNKQTFIDAQKFSITAPFFDGKDKLLWDIIPQKLALPLSGKGDLDAAVNEVKTLYGK; encoded by the coding sequence ATGAAAAAGTGGTTGTCAGTGGTATTTTCATTATGTCTCGTAAGCGCACTCATTCTATCCGCCTGTGCAAAGGGCGAAAATGGGGGAGAAGCGTCCTCATCTCCGCCGGATGCTGCGGAAGCGACGCCGGCGGCATCTGCGAATGCCGGAGATGAGGAGATCTCGGGTAAAGTTGTCTACTCGCAGTGGGGGACTGCGGTAGAAACGGAACAAACAAAAGAATTGTTGAAGGCATTCAGCGAAAAGTATCCCAAAATTGAAGTTGAAGTCGTCAGCAAGGATTGGGGCACATACTGGACGGCTTTGACAGCGCAGGCCGCGTCGAAGGATTTACCCGACGTGTTCAAAATCAGCTACGCATATGTGGATAAATACGCGAAATTGGGCGCATTGAAAGATTTGACGGATCTGATAAAGGAAAGCAATTTCAACACGGCTGATTTCGCCCCGGGCGTTCTTGCCGCGCATCAAGTGGATGGCAAGCAATATTCGTTGCCCCGCGACGCCAATACAATTGTATTATACTACAATAAAGGGCTGTTTGACGATCCGAAAACCAATCCTGCGGGGGCGCCGTATCCCGGACACGAGATGACCTGGGAGGAAGCGCTGGACATCGCCAAGAAAATGACGCTTGACAAAAACGGAAAAAACGCTTCCGAACCGGGATTTGATCCGCAAAATGTCGTGCAGTGGGGACTTACGGTTGATGCGGCCGGTTCTTCGGATTCCGTTCTGGAGCCCGAACTTTGGTCAAACGGCGCGAAACTGGTCAACGACGATCAATCGTTGGCGCTCGATACGCCTGAAGCGAAAGAAGTGCTGCAATTTTTCCGCGACCTGGTCGCCCGGCATCATGTAACGCCTACCGTCAGCCAAAGCCAATCGTTGGCGAAAGATCCGTTCCTGACGTTGGCAACCGGAAAAGTAGCCATGAGTTTCGCGGGCAGCTGGTCGGCGGCGGAATTCAAGAAGGCCAACATCAACTTCGATACCGTTTTGCCGCCAAAATTCAAGGAAACCAAAACGGTTGTGCAAGTTGCGGGCAACGCGATGAGTCCTTATACCAAAAATGAAAAGGCGGCATGGGCGCTGTTAAGCTGGCTGGCGGGGCCGGAAGGGCAAATCGCCCTGGCGAAACAGGGACAATCGATTCCCGCCAATATGCAGGCGGCGGCGACCTATCTTGGCATTGACGACGGTTACAACAAGCAAACGTTCATCGATGCGCAAAAGTTTTCGATTACGGCCCCGTTCTTTGACGGCAAGGACAAATTGCTGTGGGATATTATTCCGCAGAAACTGGCGCTTCCCTTGTCGGGGAAAGGCGATCTGGACGCGGCTGTCAACGAGGTCAAGACGCTTTACGGAAAATAA